The following are encoded together in the Plasmodium malariae genome assembly, chromosome: 1 genome:
- the GDH3 gene encoding glutamate dehydrogenase, putative, translated as MDVENTSPLNLTMSSTDHQCFESEPFSNNSITWKDKYAETKELLRSYNLFSDHLINYSIDFYFNKLGFNRFHFEETSPELISKVVVCIITAKINEQYSSDKYFPIFEEKHDNFIFIITRVFADDNKTRLNYKMEKKIEEKYFNFSDMSKHCYRLKSFRSVHSLFDKEHTYQEPLRTYILELPTYNDDIISENETDLKKLTDVNFYNYIKGTKCEEIYYELNKAVLYDLTGQFIQTNYYITSETTFSLTIAVKRSNVISSIFSLIGDCLNMHRCFSYSKYVEPLKNGVLLIILNVNVITNTEQERKNLLLERRIQKILKSLKTLCLFNDSKFIQLSVKRIFTAEESAYIFIIIKFIAFFSTNSFSSYKKVENALHMRNDNSSSSNSILNDFYIIKEKLKSSKYTKEEILNCALSNVKTIKLLFANFERKLNKKYSKEEQQQEQKKKKKAQPHDDDTSASSQYEHIKDSKYIIDEIEDNHHKNILQYFYMFEKYAVKTNFFVMHKISFAVSFDGALLKDSIYDSHPYSIVMILGLHFVGFHIRFSKISRGGIRIVISNNMNSYMHNYNNLFDEAYNLAYTQNFKNKDIPEGGSKGIILLDADVCNNANTKYIKNLCFYSYVNSILDLLINEEPEKVLSVSVGSSNEKNFNNTTTLENASVDAGQERLLTPMPHVKRLHAMNRSAMDNGTVGSGVISSRVQNNELNDNDNRSDNRSNSKSRADSCHVNRNNNNIMNGSRSRSSSSTIRSGSSSRNNNNSNSNIVIDDGVVGNHRVEHNTGDRQKSSRYYSYINGTTEDAVQKIMSSKLNKRSGSKSGDRIVVALSGNGRKKCNGKEGEKNKEAEKKGEEVVDASEVDETVEEEDEDLIFLGPDENTGSDQLMDWACIIAKKRNYSYWKTFSTGKLRKNGGVPHDLYGMTTLGIETYIKKLCEKLNIKEENIARSVVGGPDGDLGSNAILQSKTKIISIIDGSGVLYDKEGLNKEELIRLAKMRNGEQEKKKKIINKKNKVQNGSLSGSQRGVVEQTSTVPQNNKRVNTCCILYDDKYLSKNGFKIGIEDHNVEIFGKIIKSGLDFRNTFFLNPLNACDIFNPCGGRPHSINVFNVNNIIINGECIYKYIVEGANVFISDDARNILESKNVILFKDASTNKGGVISSSLEVLAGLVLNDKQYIQLMCSPDSDITLVEENEFIFMNLNQKKNHSLSFTRSMILNDDDLEIDTSAAAAADDNDDGKEGYKEQHDVNNTVTLDNEEHKAAVRGQNPQEGGENVSHFYKEYVKEIQKKIRHYCELEFESLWSETRRTKTPISQATNILSKKISELKKDILSSDTLCTDYKLMKKVLRDVIPPTLLKIVTFDQIFERVPYIYLRSLFASALASNYYYSQQFLNDLSVFNFFEYIRKMQSQCEN; from the coding sequence ATGGACGTGGAAAATACGTCACCCCTGAATCTCACAATGAGCAGTACTGATCATCAGTGCTTTGAGAGTGAGCCATTTTCGAACAACAGCATAACGTGGAAAGATAAATACGCAGAAACAAAAGAATTGTTGAGaagttataatttattttcagaccatttaataaattatagtaTCGATTTTTATTTCAACAAATTGGGTTTCAATAGATTTCACTTTGAGGAAACAAGCCCCGAGTTGATAAGTAAAGTAGTTGTGTGTATAATAAcagcaaaaataaatgagcAGTATTCCAGTGATAAGTATTTTCCAATTTTTGAAGAGAAACATGAcaactttatatttataattacacGAGTGTTTGCTGATGATAACAAAACGAGATTAAATTACAAgatggaaaagaaaatagaagagaaatatttcaattttagTGATATGTCTAAACACTGCTACAGGTTAAAAAGTTTTAGATCAGTTCACTCGCTTTTTGATAAAGAGCATACATATCAAGAACCATTGAGAACCTATATATTAGAGCTTCCAACATATAATGATGATATAATTAGTGAAAATGAAACggatttaaaaaagttaacgGATGTaaacttttataattatataaaaggaaCAAAATGTGAGGAAATTTATTACGAATTGAACAAAGCAGTACTATATGATTTAACTGGACAGTTCATACAAacgaattattatataacatcCGAAACAACATTTTCTTTAACAATAGCTGTTAAGAGGAGTAATGTTATATCGAGCATTTTTTCACTAATAGGAGACTGCTTAAATATGCATAGATGTTTTTCGTATTCCAAGTATGTTGAACCGTTGAAGAATGGcgttttgttaataatattaaatgttaATGTAATTACTAATACAGAacaagaaagaaaaaatttattattagaaaGAAGGATACAGAAAATACTCAAGTCTTTGAAAACGTTGTGTTTATTTAATGACTCTAAGTTTATTCAACTATCAGTGAAGAGAATATTTACTGCAGAAGAGTCagcatacatttttattattattaaatttattgcttttttttcaacAAATTCTTTTTCTAGTTATAAAAAGGTGGAGAACGCTTTACACATGAGAAATGACaacagtagtagtagtaattcTATTCTTAACGATTTTTACATAATCAAAGAAAAGCTAAAAAGTTCAAAGTATACCAAAGAGGAAATTTTAAACTGTGCTTTAAGTAATGTGAAAACGATTAAATTGCTCTTTGCTAATTttgaaagaaaattaaataaaaagtatagtAAAGAAGAACAACAACaagaacaaaagaaaaaaaaaaaagcacaaCCACATGATGATGACACGTCAGCATCATCACAGTATGAACATATTAAAgatagtaaatatattattgatgAAATTGAAGATAAtcatcataaaaatatactacaatatttttatatgtttgaAAAATATGCAGTAAAgactaatttttttgtaatgcACAAAATTAGTTTTGCTGTATCTTTTGATGGTGCTTTGTTAAAAGATTCTATATATGATAGTCATCCGTATTCTATCGTTATGATTTTAGGATTACATTTTGTTGGTTTCCATATTCGATTCAGTAAAATATCTAGGGGAGGAATTAGAATAGttatatcaaataatatGAACTCGTATATGCACAATTATAACAATTTATTTGATGAAGCATATAATTTAGCATATacacaaaattttaaaaataaagatataccAGAAGGAGGGAGCAAAGGAATTATTCTACTAGACGCAGATGTTTGCAACAATGCAAATaccaaatatataaaaaatttatgtttctACTCGTATGTTAATTCAATATTAGATCTACTAATTAATGAAGAACCTGAAAAGGTGCTCTCCGTTTCTGTAGGTTCaagtaatgaaaaaaattttaataacacCACTACGTTGGAAAATGCAAGTGTTGATGCAGGTCAGGAGAGGCTCCTTACACCTATGCCACATGTGAAAAGACTACATGCAATGAATAGAAGCGCGATGGACAACGGTACTGTAGGAAGCGGAGTGATAAGCAGCAGGGTGCAAAACAACGAACTGAACGATAACGATAACAGAAGCGACAATCGCAGTAATAGCAAAAGTCGAGCGGATAGTTGCCACGTGAACAGAAACAACAACAATATTATGAACGGCAGTAGAAGTagaagtagtagtagtacCATTCGTAGCGGTAGTAGTAGTAGGAACAATAacaacagtaatagtaatattgtTATTGATGATGGAGTAGTGGGAAACCATAGAGTAGAACACAATACAGGAGATAGGCAAAAAAGTAGCAGGTACTATTCATACATCAATGGAACAACAGAAGATGCtgttcaaaaaattatgagcTCCAAACTTAACAAAAGGAGTGGTAGTAAAAGTGGCGATAGGATAGTGGTGGCTCTATCAGgaaatggaagaaaaaaatgtaatggGAAAGAAGgagaaaagaataaagaagCAGAGAAGAAAGGAGAAGAAGTAGTTGATGCTTCTGAGGTAGATGAAACTGTTGAAGAAGAGGATGAAGATTTAATATTTCTGGGACCAGATGAAAACACAGGTTCAGATCAACTTATGGACTGGGCATGTATAATTGCAAAGAAGagaaattattcttattgGAAAACATTTTCAACAGGTAAGCTACGAAAAAATGGGGGAGTTCCGCATGACTTATATGGTATGACTACTCTAGGTAtagaaacatatataaaaaaattatgtgaaaaattaaatataaaagaagaaaatatagcTAGATCTGTGGTTGGAGGTCCAGATGGAGATTTGGGTAGTAATGCCATATTACAATCAAAAACTAAAATAATTTCTATCATTGACGGTTCGGGAGTTCTATATGATAAAGAGGGGTTAAATAAGGAGGAATTAATACGACTAGCTAAAATGAGAAATGGTGagcaggaaaaaaaaaaaaaaattataaataaaaaaaataaggtacAGAATGGATCTCTAAGCGGATCACAGAGAGGAGTAGTAGAGCAGACATCCACCGTGCCACAGAATAACAAAAGAGTAAATACGTGTTGCATATTATATGATGATAAGTACCTTTCAAAGAATGGATTTAAGATAGGTATTGAAGATCATAATGTAGAAATATttggaaaaataattaaaagtgGATTAGATTTTAGAAATACGTTCTTTTTAAATCCACTTAATGCATGTGATATTTTTAATCCTTGTGGAGGTAGACCTCATTCTATTAACGtttttaatgttaataatattattattaatggtgaatgtatttataaatacattgtTGAAGGAGCAAATGTATTCATATCAGATGATGCAAGGAATATTCTTGAaagtaaaaatgttattcTCTTTAAAGATGCTTCCACAAATAAAGGAGGAGTTATATCTAGTAGTTTGGAAGTACTAGCTGGATTAGTTTTAAATGACAAACAGTATATCCAGTTAATGTGTTCTCCTGATAGTGATATAACACTAGTAGAAGAAAATgagtttatatttatgaatcttaaccaaaaaaaaaatcattcaCTTTCTTTTACAAGGTCGATGATTTTAAATGACGACGATTTGGAAATAGACACTTCTGCCGCTGCTGCTGCTGATGATAATGATGATGGCAAAGAAGGATATAAAGAGCAACATGATGTTAACAATACAGTAACACTTGATAATGAGGAGCATAAAGCAGCTGTCAGAGGGCAGAACCCACAAGAAGGAGGAGAAAACGTTTCCCACTTTTACAAAGAATACGTAAAAgaaatacagaaaaaaattaggCATTATTGTGAGCTCGAGTTTGAATCCCTTTGGAGTGAAACAAGAAGAACAAAAACTCCTATATCACAAGCAACCaatatattatcaaaaaaaattagcgaattgaaaaaagatatattatccTCAGATACCTTATGCACAGATTACAAATTGATGAAAAAGGTCCTTCGAGATGTTATACCACCAACcttattaaaaattgtaacaTTTGATCAAATTTTTGAAAGGGTTccttatatttatcttaGGTCCCTATTTGCATCTGCACTGGCTTCCAATTACTACTACTCCCAACAATTCCTGAATGACCTTTCTGTCTTTAACTTTTTTGAGTACATTCGAAAGATGCAGAGTCAGTGCGAAAATTAG